The Dokdonia donghaensis DSW-1 DNA window TCGCAAGAAGATTATTACAGATGAGCATTCTGGTCGTATCCTTATAGATAGCGAACTAGCAAATGAGCAAACTGAAAAAATGAATACACTTTTCAGTAAGCTGTAATTATCTTTTTAAATAATATTTAAAAGCCTTCTCACCAGAAGGCTTTTTTTATGCTACAATTTTAACCTACTGCCTATACTGTCATTAACATAACCCTAACAATAACGCACCACGTTATAGTATAGCTTTGTAATAAAATTATCGTTATGAAAATTATTGCAGCAATCACAGCTCTTATCACATTATTGAGTTGTAATTATGACACAAAACCTATGGCAGAACCCACTGCTATGCTTGAGCCGGTAGAAGTTGCCACCCAAAACGGGATGCGCAAGGCATACTTTGCAAGCGGCTGCTTTTGGTGTGTAGAAGCTGTTTTTGAAAGTGTAAAAGGTGTAGATGAAGCCATAAGTGGTTATAGTGGAGGCACAGAAGACAACCCTACTTACAAACAAGTAAGCTACGGAAAAACAACACACGCAGAGGCTGTAGAGGTGATTTACGACCCGGAAGTGATAAGCTATCAGCAATTGGTAGATGTCTTTTTTGGATCACAAGACCCTACGACCAAAAATAGACAAGGACCAGATGCTGGACCACAATACAGATCTATTGCATTTTACCAAAATGAAGATGAGAAGAAAATTATAGAAAATACCATTACGGCATTAAATGAGTCTACATACGACGGCCGTATTGTAACGCAAGTACTTCCCTTTCAGAAATTTTGGAT harbors:
- the msrA gene encoding peptide-methionine (S)-S-oxide reductase MsrA yields the protein MKIIAAITALITLLSCNYDTKPMAEPTAMLEPVEVATQNGMRKAYFASGCFWCVEAVFESVKGVDEAISGYSGGTEDNPTYKQVSYGKTTHAEAVEVIYDPEVISYQQLVDVFFGSQDPTTKNRQGPDAGPQYRSIAFYQNEDEKKIIENTITALNESTYDGRIVTQVLPFQKFWIAEAYHQDYEKNNPNNPYIQNISVPRYKRFAAKFPELLKDDAH